A DNA window from Janibacter sp. A1S7 contains the following coding sequences:
- a CDS encoding GNAT family N-acetyltransferase, which translates to MNDGPPHAVPTGTFPDVVPVLTDGRVRLRAMSEEDLPAVVEQSNDLETVEWTGLPQPYDLGNAREFLAVHASDWADPRGVARCAIELIPHDGAPASPFAGIIDLRPGTKGDAWETRFVLHPAARERGAMSGALRLAARWAFDHGAASLYWCAARGHFASWRVAHACGFPPRDAAAAHCRPGARQHRRMGGFTASRTADGATHPVGRAGRPAR; encoded by the coding sequence ATGAACGACGGCCCGCCGCACGCAGTTCCCACCGGCACCTTCCCCGACGTGGTGCCGGTCCTCACCGACGGACGTGTGCGGCTGCGAGCGATGAGCGAGGAGGACCTGCCGGCCGTCGTCGAGCAGTCCAACGACCTGGAGACCGTCGAGTGGACGGGCCTTCCCCAGCCCTATGACCTCGGCAACGCTCGCGAGTTCCTCGCCGTGCACGCGTCCGACTGGGCGGACCCGAGGGGGGTCGCGCGCTGCGCGATCGAGCTGATCCCGCACGACGGGGCACCGGCGTCCCCCTTCGCCGGGATCATCGACCTGCGGCCGGGGACGAAGGGGGACGCCTGGGAGACCCGGTTCGTCCTCCACCCGGCCGCCCGCGAGCGTGGCGCGATGTCCGGTGCGCTTCGGCTCGCCGCTCGGTGGGCCTTCGACCACGGAGCTGCGAGCCTGTACTGGTGTGCCGCCCGCGGGCACTTCGCGTCGTGGCGGGTCGCCCATGCCTGCGGCTTCCCACCACGGGACGCTGCCGCAGCACACTGCCGACCGGGTGCGCGGCAGCACCGACGCATGGGCGGCTTCACTGCTTCCCGGACAGCCGATGGCGCCACGCACCCCGTGGGTCGTGCCGGCCGACCTGCACGGTGA